From Sinorhizobium sp. B11:
CTGGTATTACGAGGAAGAGCATGACGCGCACGATGAACTGAGTGAAGATGCAGTTTACCGCCTCATCACCAAAGGCGCAGCGCTCCTGCGAAGTGGCACGCCCACGATGGCAGTCGAGCAGTAACAGCTAGGAAAAGGAGCAGCAGCCATGACCACAGTCATCAAGAACGGCACCATCGTCACGGCCGACCTCACCTACAAGGCGGATGTGAAGATCGACGGCGGCAAGATCGTCGAGATCGGCCCGAACCTTTCCGGCAACGAAGTGCTTGATGCCACAGGCTGTTTCATCATGCCCGGCGGCATCGACCCGCATACCCATCTCGAAATGCCCTTCATGGGCACCTATTCCTCGGACGATTTCGAGAGCGGCACGCGCGCGGCGCTTTCCGGCGGCACGACCATGGTCGTCGATTTCGCCCTTCCCTCGCCCGGCCAGTCGCTGCTCGAAGCGCTGACCATGTGGGACAACAAGTCCACCCGCGCCAATTGCGACTATTCCTTCCACATGGCGATCACATGGTGGGGCGAGCAGGTCTTCAACGAGATGAAGACCATCGTTCAGGACAAGGGCATCAACACCTTCAAGCATTTCATGGCCTACAAGGGCGCGCTGATGGTGAACGACGACGAGATGTTCGCCTCCTTCCAGCGCTGCGCCGAGCTTGGCGCCCTGCCGCTCGTCCATGCCGAAAACGGCGATGTCGTCGCCTCGCTGTCGGCCAAGCTGCTCTCGGAAGGCAATAATGGCCCGGAGGCGCATGCCTATTCGCGCCCTGCCGAAGTCGAGGGCGAAGCCACCAACCGTGCTATCATGATCGCCGACATGGCCGGCTGCCCCGTCTATATCGTCCACACCTCCTGCGAACAGGCGCATGAAGCGATCCGCCGCGCCCGCCAGAAGGGCATTCGCGCCTATGGCGAGCCGCTGATCCAGCACCTGACGCTCGACGAGACCGAATATTTCGACAAGGACTGGGATCATGCCGCCCGCCGCGTCATGTCCCCGCCCTTCCGCAACAAGCAGCATCAGGACAGCCTCTGGGCGGGCCTCGCCTCCGGCTCGCTGCAGGTTGTGGCGACTGATCACTGCGCCTTCACCACGGCGCAGAAGCGCTTCGGCGTCGGTGATTTCACCAAGATCCCGAACGGCACCGGCGGCCTCGAAGACCGCATGCCGATGCTTTGGACCTATGGCGTCAATACCGGCCGTCTGACGATGAATGAATTCGTCGCCGTCACCTCGACCAACATCGCCAAGATCCTCAACATTTACCCGAAGAAGGGCGCCATCCTCGTCGGCGCCGATGCCGATCTGGTTGTCTGGGATCCGAAGCGCTCCAAAACCATTTCGTCGAAGCGCCAGCAATCTGCGATCGATTACAACGTCTTCGAGGGCAAGGAAGTCACCGGCCTGCCGCGTTACACGCTGACACGCGGCGTCGTGGCGATCGAGGAAGACACCATCAAGACGCGCTCGGGCCACGGTGAATTCGTCAAGCGCGAGCCGGTTACCGCGGTCAGCAAGGCGCTGTCGACCTGGAAGGAGATCACGGCTCCGCGCAAGGTCGAGCGTACGGGCATCCCGGCAAGCGGGGTATGATATTGATGCGCGGCCATCTGCTTCTGACAATCGTCTGCCTGGCCGCTCTTTCCACTGCGGCAAATGCCGATAAGCTGCCCATCAAGGGCAGCTACGGCAACAAGGATGGCTGCGCCTATGCCAAGACCGGCGAAAGCACCGGCTCCGACAACTTTTTCCTGCTGACATCGGAGGCCATCACCACGGCTGCGTCCTATTGCGAGGTCAAGAAGATCTTGAAGGTCAAGGGCAAGAACTTCTCCGCAACCGTTGCCTGCCAGGCAGAAGGCGAGGAAAGCAGCTCCGACGATACCGCCAGGATCACGTCTGGCCCGAAAGGCTATACGATCGGGCTTGCCTCGGATGCCAATATCAAGTGGGGGCCGCTGCCGCTATGCAAATAGCCTCACGCAGGCACCAGTTGATCGAGCTCGGGCAGCAGGACGACACTCTCCTGCTCGTTCGGATCGGTGCGCGCAATGATCGCCGTGCACGGCGTACTGCTGAGGTTTGCCGGAAGATGCGGCACGCCGGCCGGAATATAAAAAAGCTCGCCGGCGCGCACGATCACATGGTTTTCAAGCTTGTCGCCGTACCAGGTATGGGCCTCGCCGGAGAGCATGTAGATCGCCGTTTCATGCGCCTCATGCAGATGCGCCTTGGCGCGCACGCCGGGCGGGATCGTCAGAAGATGCATGCAGATGCCCTTCGCGCCCACGGTTTCGGCCGCAATACCCTCGAAATAGCTGAGCCCCTGCTTGCCGTCATAGGTGTGGTTGGGGCGAACAATATGGCAGGTGGGCTCTGATTTTGCGTCCATCCTCATCCTCCAAGGACTGTGCTGCCGGAAAGGCCGGCGGCGATGATATCATGGAAAACCGCGCAGGCGCGGCGAAAACAAGACTGGTTTATTGATGCAAGCACCCTCCGTCGTATCCGCCAAGGATCTCTGTCTCACCTACCAGACGAATGACGGGCCGGTGCATGCGCTGAGCAATGTCAATCTCGATATCCGCAAGGGCGAATTCGTCTCCTTCATCGGTCCCTCCGGCTGCGGCAAGACGACCTTCCTGCGCGTCATCGCCGATCTCGAACGAACCACATCGGGCGAGATCGCCATCAACGGCATGACGCCGGAAGAGGCGCGCAAGGCGCGCGCCTATGGCTACGTCTTCCAGGCGCCGGCGCTATATCCCTGGCGCACGATCGAAAAGAACATCGCCCTGCCTCTGGAGATCATGGGCTATTCGAGGTCCGACCGGAAGAAGCGCATTGCCGATGCGCTCGATCTCGTCGAACTCTCAGGCTTCAACAAGAAATTCCCCTGGCAACTCTCGGGCGGTATGCAGCAGCGCGCCTCGATCGCCCGCGCGCTTGCCTTCGATGCAGATCTGTTGCTGATGGATGAGCCCTTCGGGGCGCTGGACGAAATCGTCCGCGACCACCTGAACGCAGCCCTTCTGAAACTGTGGGCGCGCACCAACAAGACGATCTGCTTCGTCACCCATTCCATTCCGGAGGCGGTCTATCTCTCCACCAAGATCGTGGTCATGTCGCCCCGCCCCGGCCGCGTGACGGACGTGATCGACTCGACCCTGCCAAGCGAGCGTCCGCTCGATATCCGTGAAACCCCGGAATTCCTGGAAATCGCCCATCGTGTGCGCGAAGGGCTGAGGGCGGGGCATAGTTATGAGCAGTAAGGCTTTGCGTTCGGTTGCCGACGGAACAGGGTGGGGCAACCTCAACCTCCCCAAGTGGAGGGACGCCGCATGAAACCCGACACCTTCAAGGACAAGATCGTCCCCGTCCTCACAATCCTGCTGGTGCTGGTCGCGATCTGGTATGTCGCAGCCGTCATCCTGAACACGCCGTTTCAGCGCGACATGGATACGCGCAACAGCATCACCTCGACCACGATGGAATTTGTCGGCAAGACGCTCTCCCAGCCGAAACCCGTCCTGCCGGCGCCGCATCAGGTGGCGCAGAATGTGTTCGAAAACACCTTCCTCAGAAAGCTCTCGAGCAATCGCAGCCTCGTCTATCACGCAGGCGTCACCCTCTCGTCCACCGCACTCGGCTTTGCCTTCGGCACGCTGCTCGGTATCGTCATTGCCGTTGCCATCATCCACATCAAGGCGCTGGACCGCAGCCTGATGCCCTGGATCATTGCCTCGCAGACCGTGCCCATCCTGGCGGTTGCGCCCATGATCATCGTCGTTCTCGGCTCGATCAACATCACCGGCCTGATCCCCAAAGCGCTGATATCGACCTATCTCTCCTTCTTCCCGGTCGCCGTCGGCATGGTGAAGGGCTTGCGGTCGCCCGAGGTCATGCATCTGGATTTGATGCGCACGTATAATGCCACCGCCGCACAAACCTTCTGGAAGCTGCGCGTGCCCGCCTCCATTCCCTTCCTCTTCACGTCGATGAAGGTGGCGATCGCCGCAAGCCTGGTCGGTACCATCGTCGGCGAACTACCGACCGGCGCTGTTGCAGGCATCGGCTCGAAACTGCTTGCCGGCTCCTATTACAGCCAGACCATCGACATATGGGCGGCACTGGTCGCGGGTTCGGTCCTCGCGGCGATCCTCGTCACGATCGTCGGCCTCGTTGCGAAGATCGTCGATCGCGCCATGGGCGGGAGACCGGCATGAAACAGATGACGCTTTCCTGGCAGGGCCTGGTCGCCCTCCTCTGCGCCATAGCGGCCATGTTCACGCTGCCTCTCTATGCGGCCGGAGCCTCCGAGCCTCCATCATCCATGACGACCGCGCTGATCACCCTGTTCGTCGTCGTCGCGGCGCTGATTTCCTTCGCGCCCATATCCAGAGCGCTCACCGCCACGGTCCTCTTCATTGGCGCCCATGGCGCAGCCTGGCTGTTGCTCAACACGCTCTCGGGCAACGAGCGCTTTGCCACCCTCTCCTTCTTCCTGCTGCTTGCCGCAGGCTGGCTGCTTGCCTCGCGCTGCGTCACGGAACTGTCCGAACTCCAGCCGCCAACGCCTGTCGGCAAATGGTTGTTGCGTCTGCTGATTCCCGCCATTTTCGGCGCCTGGATCCTCATCATCTGGGAAGCGGCCACACGCGGCCTCGGCATTCCCTTCGTCATCCTGCCGCCGCCAGGCGCGATCTGGGCGCGCATATCAGGCTCGCTGCCAACCCTTGGCGAAGATATCAGGCAGACGATCTTCAAAGCGGTCCTCATCGGATACGTCATCGGCTGCACGAGCGGCTTCGTGGTTGCCATCCTCGCTGACCGCTTCGCTTTCCTGCGTCGCGGCCTGCTGCCGATCGGCAATATGGTGTCCGCGCTGCCGATCATCGGCGTCGCACCCATCATGGTCATGTGGTTCGGCTTCGACTGGCAGTCAAAGGCCGCCGTCGTCATCATCATGACCTTCTTCCCCATGCTGGTGAACACGGTCGCCGGCCTCGCCGCCTCCGGCAACATGGAGCGCGACCTGATGCGCACCTACGCATCCAACTATTGGCAGACGCTGCTGAAGCTCCGGCTTCCCGCCGCAATGCCCTTCATTTTCAACGCACTGAAGATCAACTCGACGCTGGCGATGATTGGTGCCATCGTTGCGGAATTCTTCGGGACGCCGATCGTCGGCATGGGCTTTCGCATCTCCACCGAGATGGGCCGCATGAATGTCGACATGGTCTGGGCCGAGATCGCCGTCGCGGCGCTTGCAGGCTCGATCTTCTATGGTGTCGTCGCCCTTGCCGAGAGGGCGGTGACGTTCTGGCATCCGTCTATCCGTGGTGGTTAGGCGCGCCCCGGCCTCGCATAGCGGCTTGGGCATAACTTCAGAGGGAAAAAAGAAAATGAAAAAGTTGATGGTTGCAATGATGGCGAGCGCGATGTCGCTTGCCGCGGCCCACGCGATGGCCGCCGACAAGGTGACGCTGCAGCTGAAATGGGTCACCCAGTCGCAGTTCGCCGGTTATTACGTCGCCAAGGACAAGGGTTATTACGAAGAAGAAGGCCTCGACGTCGATATCAAGCCGGGCGGCCCCGACATCGCGCCGGAACAGGTGATTGCCGGCGGCGGCGCCGATGTGATCGTCGACTGGATGGGCGGCGCGCTGGTTGCCCGCGAAAAGGGCGTTCCGCTCGTCAATATCGCCCAGCCCTATCAGAAATCAGGCATGGAAATGATCTGCCGCAAGGATGGTCCGATCAAGACCGAAGCCGACTTCAAGGGCCACACGCTCGGCGTCTGGTTCTTCGGCAACGAATATCCCTTCTTCGCCTGGATGAACAAGCTTGGCCTCAAGACCGATGGCGGTGCTGACGGCGTGACCGTGCTGAAGCAGAGCTTCGACGTGCAGCCGCTGCTGCAGAAGCAGGCCGATTGCATCTCCGTCATGACCTATAACGAATACTGGCAGGCAATCGATGCTGGCCTGAAGCCGGAAGACCTTGTGGTCTTCAACTATACCGCCATGGGCAATGACCTTCTTGAGGACGGCCTCTATGCAATGGAAGACAAGCTGAAGGATCCGGCCTTCAAGGAAAAGATGGTCAAGTTCGTCCGCGCTTCCATGAAGGGCTGGAAATACGCGATGGAAAATCCTGACGATGCAGCCGGGATCGTCGTCGACGCCGGCGGCCAGGACGAAAACCACCAGAAGCGGATGATGGGCGAAGT
This genomic window contains:
- a CDS encoding ABC transporter permease, encoding MKQMTLSWQGLVALLCAIAAMFTLPLYAAGASEPPSSMTTALITLFVVVAALISFAPISRALTATVLFIGAHGAAWLLLNTLSGNERFATLSFFLLLAAGWLLASRCVTELSELQPPTPVGKWLLRLLIPAIFGAWILIIWEAATRGLGIPFVILPPPGAIWARISGSLPTLGEDIRQTIFKAVLIGYVIGCTSGFVVAILADRFAFLRRGLLPIGNMVSALPIIGVAPIMVMWFGFDWQSKAAVVIIMTFFPMLVNTVAGLAASGNMERDLMRTYASNYWQTLLKLRLPAAMPFIFNALKINSTLAMIGAIVAEFFGTPIVGMGFRISTEMGRMNVDMVWAEIAVAALAGSIFYGVVALAERAVTFWHPSIRGG
- a CDS encoding ABC transporter ATP-binding protein — encoded protein: MQAPSVVSAKDLCLTYQTNDGPVHALSNVNLDIRKGEFVSFIGPSGCGKTTFLRVIADLERTTSGEIAINGMTPEEARKARAYGYVFQAPALYPWRTIEKNIALPLEIMGYSRSDRKKRIADALDLVELSGFNKKFPWQLSGGMQQRASIARALAFDADLLLMDEPFGALDEIVRDHLNAALLKLWARTNKTICFVTHSIPEAVYLSTKIVVMSPRPGRVTDVIDSTLPSERPLDIRETPEFLEIAHRVREGLRAGHSYEQ
- a CDS encoding ABC transporter substrate-binding protein, with the protein product MKKLMVAMMASAMSLAAAHAMAADKVTLQLKWVTQSQFAGYYVAKDKGYYEEEGLDVDIKPGGPDIAPEQVIAGGGADVIVDWMGGALVAREKGVPLVNIAQPYQKSGMEMICRKDGPIKTEADFKGHTLGVWFFGNEYPFFAWMNKLGLKTDGGADGVTVLKQSFDVQPLLQKQADCISVMTYNEYWQAIDAGLKPEDLVVFNYTAMGNDLLEDGLYAMEDKLKDPAFKEKMVKFVRASMKGWKYAMENPDDAAGIVVDAGGQDENHQKRMMGEVAKLIGDGTGKLDTTLYDRTAKALLDQKIVNKEPSGAWTHDITDAAAK
- a CDS encoding cupin domain-containing protein, translated to MDAKSEPTCHIVRPNHTYDGKQGLSYFEGIAAETVGAKGICMHLLTIPPGVRAKAHLHEAHETAIYMLSGEAHTWYGDKLENHVIVRAGELFYIPAGVPHLPANLSSTPCTAIIARTDPNEQESVVLLPELDQLVPA
- a CDS encoding ABC transporter permease; this encodes MKPDTFKDKIVPVLTILLVLVAIWYVAAVILNTPFQRDMDTRNSITSTTMEFVGKTLSQPKPVLPAPHQVAQNVFENTFLRKLSSNRSLVYHAGVTLSSTALGFAFGTLLGIVIAVAIIHIKALDRSLMPWIIASQTVPILAVAPMIIVVLGSINITGLIPKALISTYLSFFPVAVGMVKGLRSPEVMHLDLMRTYNATAAQTFWKLRVPASIPFLFTSMKVAIAASLVGTIVGELPTGAVAGIGSKLLAGSYYSQTIDIWAALVAGSVLAAILVTIVGLVAKIVDRAMGGRPA
- the hydA gene encoding dihydropyrimidinase translates to MTTVIKNGTIVTADLTYKADVKIDGGKIVEIGPNLSGNEVLDATGCFIMPGGIDPHTHLEMPFMGTYSSDDFESGTRAALSGGTTMVVDFALPSPGQSLLEALTMWDNKSTRANCDYSFHMAITWWGEQVFNEMKTIVQDKGINTFKHFMAYKGALMVNDDEMFASFQRCAELGALPLVHAENGDVVASLSAKLLSEGNNGPEAHAYSRPAEVEGEATNRAIMIADMAGCPVYIVHTSCEQAHEAIRRARQKGIRAYGEPLIQHLTLDETEYFDKDWDHAARRVMSPPFRNKQHQDSLWAGLASGSLQVVATDHCAFTTAQKRFGVGDFTKIPNGTGGLEDRMPMLWTYGVNTGRLTMNEFVAVTSTNIAKILNIYPKKGAILVGADADLVVWDPKRSKTISSKRQQSAIDYNVFEGKEVTGLPRYTLTRGVVAIEEDTIKTRSGHGEFVKREPVTAVSKALSTWKEITAPRKVERTGIPASGV